In the genome of Bacteroides mediterraneensis, the window GAAGGACCCTGGAAACTGTACGGATTGCCGGGACTGATTATCAAAGCAGAAGATGACAAGAAGCACTATACGTTCAGCTGTACTGGAATAGAACAATGCAAAACTCCGAAACCCATCCTGATCAATCTCAAAGGAAGGGAAAAGGTTTCCCGCTCCAACTTGAACAAAATGTATGAACGGATGGCCAAAGACCCGATGAGTTTCATCGCTTCGACTGCGCCCCATGTAAAGGTCAGTGTGACCGACGAACACGGGAACCCGATGAAATCATTCTCCATACTTTATAACCCTATTGAACTGTCTGAATAATCCTCCTGCTGTATGAAATCCTTGATTTTTCTCTTCTTCCTGCTTTCCACCTGTCAGATGCAAGCGCAATCCCTGATCAAAGGGAAAGTCATTGACAATGAAACGCACCAACCGCTGGAAAGAGCTGCGGTCACCCTCACCCGCGACTCAAGTAGCACCGTCTACAAGTATGCTTTGACCGACCCGAAAGGATGTTTCTCGTTCTCCGTATCCGAAGACGCTGCATGGACGGTACATGTCACCTACTTGGGATACCAGAAAGAAAGCCGGCCTGCGCAGAAGGGAAAAGAAATAACTTTCCAGCTGGAACCGGAAGCCATCTCCTTGAAAGAAGTGGAAATCAAGGGAGGACGTATCTACGGACGACAAGATACCGTGAAATACGACCTGTCCCGTTTCACCTCCGGAAAAGAGCAGAACATCAAGGAGGCATTGAAAAAACTGCCGGGAATTGACGTAAACGAACAAAGTGGAGAAATCCGATACAACGGGAAAGCCATCAGTCAGTTTACCGTGGAAGGAATGGATGTGTCGGGAGGACGCTATAACCAAATCACTGAGAACCTGAAAGCAGATGCAGTGGAAAAGGCCGAAGTAATCGAGCACTTCCAGCCCATCCGTTCCTTACGCAACAAGATGCCGAGTGACAAAGTGGCTTTGAATCTGAAACTGAAACCGGAAGTCCGTTCCCGCTGGCTGCTTACCTTGCAGGCTGCCGGTGGGTATGGCGACCAAATGTTGTATAATGGAAAGTTCAATGCCTTACAGCTGGCTCGTGAACGGCAAGGTATCTATTTGTATAAGGCCGATCATACCGGAAAAGACCTTTCCACCGAACTGCAACAACTGACCACCGACAACCAGAACTTCCTCACGCCGACCGATGTTCCGACCTTTATCGACCAGCCTACCTTTTCCTTCCCCTTGGAAAAACAACGGTTGATGGACAATACCACCCATCTGGCATCTGTAAACCGTCTTTACCGAAAAAACGAAGAACAACAGTCCCGTTTCACCTTCCACTACTTGTACGACGAACAACACCGTAACCAAGGGACCCAGGAAATTTACTACTATCCTACCGACACAATCCATATCGCACAAGCACAGAATTACAGTCTGTACACTCACCAGGCGCAAGCCACCTACAACTATGAACGGAACGGCACACGGTCTTTCTTCCGTAATCTACTGGAAGCCCACGGAGCCTGGAGTCACAGTCAGGAAAACCTGCACGGCAACCTGAAACTGACCCAGCGCCTGCAAACGAACAGCCTTCAGCTAACTAACCAAATGAATCTCTTGACCACCCATGAACACGCCACCTCCGGCTTTCGCTCTTTCTTCCGCTATACCTACCAGCCCACCACGCTTCATTTTGCGCAAGTCAACCAATCGTTCGGGCTCCAGCAGGCCTATATGGACAACCAAGGTTATTACCAATGGAAAAAGAACGGAATGACCTTTGGAATTACCGGAGGTGTCCAAGGAGAATGGTTGTTACTGCACCAGACAGCTAATTTCTCCAGTCCCCAATTCAAGCTCTATGCCATCCCGATGTGGATGTGGGAACAAAACACCTTCCGTCTGACCGTATCCGCCGATGCGGCTTATCTAAGGAAAACCAATCCACAATATACAGACCTACGAATCAGTCCGACGGCCTCACTATATTGGCAGTTCAGCCCACGTTGGGAGTTGACCGCCCGTGCCCAGTTCCAACAAAAGAATGAAGAAGTCACCGCATACTACCCGTATTCCTACTGGCAGAACTACCGAACCATGGTTTCCTTTTCACCCCATGTTCCAGAGTTGCAGGATCAGCTCTACTCCTTTTACCTGACTTACAAACGGACTGTTCACGAATTTTTCTGGTCACTTTCAGGAAGCTACTGGAACCGGAAGAACCCACAGTTAGTTCATTCGGAATATCAAGACAGTATCTTCACGCTCACAACCTGGGAAGTACCGAATCGTAATCGCAGCTACAGCCTCACCAGTCTGCTCTCAAAAGGCTTCTATGACTGGCATCTGAAAACTTCACTGGAAGCCCAACTCCTTTACAGTGAGGGAAAACAAGCCGGACAGGGCTCGGTCCAAAACTACCGCTACACCCAACTTACTTTCACCCCAAAAATCGATTGGTCGCCTCTCTCTTGGTTCAATGCTACGTACCTGGCAACCCTTACCTGCAATCGTTCCCGCATCGGAGAAGGAAACAGTCTGCCTGCTCTATGGGATATCCGCCAAAAAATCAACATTGAAATAGGGAACCGTACCTTCCTAGTCCGTCTGATTGGTGAACATTACTATAACCAGCTCGACGAAAACCATCACCAACATGTATGGCTTGCTGATGCCGAAGCTTCATACATCAAGGACAAATGGCGGTTTTCCATGAGCCTATGCAACTTGTTCAATCAAAAAGAATACCGATATACGACTTATTCGGCTATTCAACAATATACTTCATGGATCAAAATGCGACCAAGAGAAATCTTAGTCTCAATTCAATATCAGTTATAACGCATACTAAAAGTCAAGAAAATCAAATTCTGGTTTAACTTTCGGTTTAACTCGGAGCTCAAGAATTTATGCTTCATCAACGAATCCCTCAGATTTTTACGTTAATCCCTTTTAATTTTTGCTAATAAATTGCCAGTTAAAAACGAAAAAGGCTTTATAAATCTGCGATTTATAAAGCCTTACCAATAATATCTGTACTCGAAGCGGGACTTGAACCCGCACAGCCATTACTGGCCAAGGGATTTTAAGTCCCTCGTGTCTACCGATTCCACCATTCGAGCATCCTTTCAAAGAAAGAGCGGAAAACGAGACTCGAACTCGCGACCCTAACCTTGGCAAGGTTATGCTCTACCAACTGAGCTATTTCCGCGTTTACGGGTGCAAATGTAGGGAGTTTTGCAATACGCTCCAAACATTTCACCCGTTTTCTTCTTAATTTTTATGCGTTTATCGGCCTAGGAGAGCTTTTTCAGCCTCTTCCACCTTCTCAAAGTTGAATCCGCTCACGGCCTGCTGCATCAGTTCCTCAATCTTGTCGTTACACAAGTTACCGATGCTTCCGGCATGGGTGTGATGCACGGTCTTTTCGTGGGTAAACTTACCGGCTTCGATGTCCAGACCCACTTTCTTGTAGGCGTCACGGAACGGCATGCCTTCGGCTGCCAGACGGTTCACCTCTTCCACACTGAACATATACAGATACTTATCGTCGTCCAGAATATGCTCGTTGATTTTAATCTTGTCCATGATGTAGGTAGCCATCTGCAAACAGTCTTCCAGTTCCTCGAATGCCGGGAGGAATACCTCCTTGATAATCTGAAGGTCACGGAAATAACCGGAAGGCAGGTTGTTCATAATCATCATGATCTGCTGCGGAAGTGCCTGGATTTTGTTGCATTTGGCACGGGTCAGTTCGAACACATCCGGATTTTTCTTGTGAGGCATGATGCTGGAACCGGTGGTACATTCATCGGGCAGTTTCACGAATCCGAAGTTCTGACAACTGAACATGCAGGCATCAAAGGCCATCTTCGACAAGGTGCCGGCGATAGAAGCCAGCGCAAACGATACATTGCGTTCCACTTTACCACGTCCCATCTGGGCATACACCACATTGTAGTTCATGGAATCAAATCCCAGCAGATGGGTGGTCATCTCACGATCCAAGGGGAAAGAAGAGCCATAACCTGCCGCTGAGCCTAATGGGTTACGGTTGCACACCTTATAAGCGGCCTGCAGGAACACCATGTCGTCTACCAGACTCTCGGCGTAAGCACCAAACCACAAGCCGAAAGAAGAAGGCATGGCAATCTGCAAATGGGTGTAACCCGGCATCAGCACGTCTTTATAACGGTTACTCTGGGAAATCAGTACATGGAACAGACGTTCCACTGCCTCTGCCACCGACTTCAACTGGGCGCGGATGAACAGCTTCAGGTCCACCAGCACCTGGTCGTTGCGCGAACGGCCGCTGTGTATTTTCTTTCCCACATCTCCCAGACGACGTGTCAGCATCAGTTCCACCTGTGAATGTACGTCTTCCACCCCGTCTTCGATGACAAATTCTCCGCGTTCTACGGAAGCATATATTTTTTTCAGTTCTTCCAGCAAAATCTTCAGTTCGTCGGCCGTCAGCAATCCGATACTTTCCAGCATCGTGATGTGTGCCATCGAGCCCAATACGTCATACTTTGCCAGATACATGTCCATTTCACGGTCACGTCCCACGGTAAAGCGGTCAATCTCCGCATTTACCTGTACATTTTTCTCCCAAAGTTTTTGAGCCATAATCACAATTTTTATTCACCGGAGATATTCCGGTCGTTTCATTTAATAAGGAAGCATGGCCAGCATGTCTGCCAGTTTCTCTACCCCTTCCTGCAATGGTTTCGACACCATGGCCTTCATAAACATATTTACTTCGGCACGGATGGTGACTTTCATTTTGGCCTCTTCCTCGGTCACGGGAAGAATCTGAATCCACAAATTCAAAGGTATAGGCGATTTGTCACCTTCAAACTTGATGCACTTCAGGGGTTCACGCTCAATGATGCGCAATGTGAGGTTGATGCCCTGCACCTTCAGGGTGATGGAATCACGGTCGAACGACATGTCTTCCAGCTTTCCGTCCAGTTTGTCTTTCACCTCATTCAGACGTTCCCGAACCCCTTCCAGGTTGTTCAGGTCGGACAGTTTGTTATACACTCGTTCCTGACTATAAGGAACATGCTTCACATTACTTTCAAATTGTACAGCCATGTTGTTTTTTAATCTTCAAGGAAAACCCTTCACGGCATTGCACAAAAAAATGTCATCTTGAGCAGAGTGGACTCGCTCAGGATGACATCTCCTATTTACAATCCGAGACTGCTTTCCTAATTACAGAATCTTTTATTTTCCAGTCCAGTGAGAAGGATCTTCTCTCCATGCCTGCAGCACAGGGATGTCTTCTTCGTTAATGTAGTCAGTTTTCAAAGCAGCATCCAGCACGGCATTGTAGTTGGTCAAGGTAACCAGTTCCACTTTTGCTTTCTTGAATGCTTCTACCGATACATCGAAACCGTAAGTGAAGGAAGCCACCATACCGATAACTTCACAACCGTCACGACGAATGGCATCTACCGCCTTCAAGCTACTACCGCCGGTTGAAATCAGGTCTTCTACTACGACCACTTTCATTCCCGGACGCAACTCGCCTTCAATCAAATTTTCCAAGCCATGGTCTTTCGGGCTTGAACGAACATATACAAACGGCAAGTTCAACTCCTCTGCCACCAAGGCACCTTGTGCGATAGCCCCCGTAGCGACCCCGGCAATGGCGTCAACTTCACCGAACTTTTCCAGAATAACACGACAAATCTCCAACTTAACGAAGTTACGAAGTGCAGGATATGACAAGGTCTTACGATTGTCACAATAAATCGGTGATTTCCAACCTGAAGCCCAAGTAAACGGGTTAGCCGGCTGAATCTTCACAGCCTTCACCTTCAGCAACTTTTCTGCAAATAATCTTTCCAAAGCTTTCATAACTTTTTAATTCTCTGATAAATGTTTTTGCAAAATTATGGAAATACATCGGGAATAGAAAATTTAAGGGTATTAAAATTTTTAAAAGGTGTCGGAATGTACTATTTTGTCCATGCCAGTGTAGCAATACTAAGATGAATTCCTTTTATTTCTGACAAAACCTCGGCACAGGAGGTAAGTGTGGCACCAGTTGTCAATACGTCATCGACCAGCATCACATGTTTCCCTTCCAGCAGACGAGTGCCGCCTGCCAGCTGGAACAGATAAGCCGTGTTTTCCTGCCGCTCCCAAGCCGATTTATGAGTCTGTGTCTGGTTATTCCGCACCCGCTGAAGAACTCCGTCGCATACCGGTATGCCGGTAAGTCGGGAAATACCTTCCGCCAACAGAAGACTCTGGTTGTATCCTCTGGTACGCAGACGGTCCGGATGCAAAGGTACCGGCAACAGATAATCCACACCTTCAAAGAAGCCAGAAGGCTGAAGTTCATAGGCCAGCATCTCTCCCATGTACCGGCATACCTGCTGACGCCCGTAGTATTTCATGCCGGCCAAAATATGTGCCACCTTCCCGCCACGGGAATAATACAATAACGAAGAAGCCCGCACAATGGGAAAACGTCCCCAGAAAATCTTTTCCATTTCATTGCCGGGTGTATTCCCCAAATGGGTGAAAGGCAGCTGCGACAAACAATCACAACAAAGCACCTGCTCCGAAATCTGCAGTTTTTTCCCACACGCCATACACTGCCTGGGGAAAAAGAAATCGCGTATGTCAGTCAAAATCCTCATCCGGGTCCAGTTGGTTGACGTAACGGCGAATCTCCTCCAATGTAAAACCCCGGCCCATGGCAAAACGAATCAGTTTCATGCTCCGCTCATAGTCATTGGCAGCCTTGATGCTTTTCATCTTCTGTTTCAACAGTTTTTTCAGGATGCCGTCGTATTCTTCGGTATCAATCTCTTCCAGTCCGGCCTGTATGTCTCCGTCCGACAGTCCTTTCATGCGCAACATCTGCGCAATCTTCATGCGCCCCCACTGATTGAAACGATACTTGTCGCGCACATAGAAACGACAGAAACGCGCCGCATCCAGATAGCGTTCCCGATGCAAATGGGCCATAATCTGGGCTGTCACCTCTTCCGAGGCCCCCCATTTACGGATTTTTTCCTCCACCTCCGACGGGCAACGCTCCACCGCCGAACAATAGGCCTCAGCCTTGCTCTTTATCTCTGCTTCACTTAATTCTCTCATGGTCTCACTGCTTTTATCATCCGGTCGTTTCCCGACAAATCTTTCCGCAACGCAATGTCGCGATACCCACATTCTTCCAGCATCCGGACGGTTTCTGCTCCGTAGGCCCGGTTGATTTCAAAATACAATGCCCCGCCTTCCGTCAGCCAGTCGAATCCTTTCCGGGCAATCCGCCGGTAAAAGCACAACGGGTCCGTATCGGGAACAAACAAAGCCAGTTCCGGTTCCCAGTCAAGTACATTGGCCTCCATCTCGCCCCGTTCACTTTCCGTAATATAAGGCGGATTGCTCACCAGCACATCTACCCGACAGTCGGGCAGCTCATCCTGAAGGATGTCGGCCTGAAACAAGGTCACTTTGCCGCCATACCGCTTTACATTGACGGCTGCCACCCGCAAGGCCTCAGCCGAAATGTCACAGGAAGCCACCTCCGCCTCCGGCAGCCTTTCTGCCAGTGCCACCGGAATACAGCCACTTCCCGTGCCGATATCGAGAATGCGTACTTTCCCGGCTTTCTGACAATCAGACACTATCCATTCCACCAGTTCCTCAGTCTCGGGACGGGGAATGAGCACGCCTTTTTCCACGTGGAAAGACAGGCCGCAAAAAGGTGCTTCCTGCAGAATATACTGAAGAGGTTCCCGTTGTTTCAGGCGAGCAAGAATATCCTCCACCTCCTTCCACTCTTTCGTGGAAAAATTCATATCTTTGCCTGTATAAAGTTCCATCGTGGAAAGATGCAGAATGTCCGACGAAATCCATTTCGCCATGGCCGACGCCTCTCCTTCTGCGTAAAAGGAACTCAGTTCTTTTTTAATATGTTGATAAACCGGATGCATGTTTGCAAAAGTAAGGATAAAAAACGAAGATTATGACAATAGACGAAAAATATATGCGGCGCTGCATACAGCTGGCCAGAAACGGCATCTGCCACACAGCCCCCAACCCGATGGTGGGAGCAGTGATTGTGCGCGACGGGAAAATCATCGGTGAAGGTTACCATGTGCGTTGTGGCGAAGGACATGCCGAAGTGAATGCCATTGCTTCGGTGAAGGATGAAAGCCTGCTCAAAGAGGCCACCATTTATGTCAGTCTGGAACCGTGTTCCCACTATGGAAAGACTCCTCCCTGTGCCGACCTTATCATCCGGAAAGGTATTCCCCGAGTGGTAGTGGGCTGTGTAGACCCGTTCTCTTTGGTGGCCGGAAGAGGTATACAGAAACTGCGGGATGCCGGTATCGAGGTCACGGTGGGTGTTCTGGAAAAAGAATGCCGGGAACTGATTCGTGCCTTTATCACGTTCAATGTGAAAAAACGTCCCTACATCACCCTCAAATGGGCACAGTCGGCCGACGGATTCATCGACATCCAACGCAACGAAGGAGCTCCCGTACGCCTTTCTACTCCGTTATCTATTTTGGCTGTACACAAGATGCGAGCTGAGCAGAAGGCCATCCTGGTGGGACGACGCACCGCTCTGCTCGACAATCCGTCGCTGACGGTACGCGAATGGTACGGGCTGAACCCGCTCCGACTGGTCATCGACCGACAGCTGACCTTGCCGCCTCATCTGCACCTGTTCGACGGCAGTACCCCTACCCTGGTCTTTACGGAAAAAGAAAAGGCCGATACCCAGAATCTCACGTATGTGACACTGGATTTCGGCCAGAATATCCTACCGCAAATCATGCAGGTGCTTTATGAGCGGAAAATTCAGACATTATTGATAGAAGGAGGAAGCCAGACA includes:
- a CDS encoding carboxypeptidase-like regulatory domain-containing protein — its product is MKSLIFLFFLLSTCQMQAQSLIKGKVIDNETHQPLERAAVTLTRDSSSTVYKYALTDPKGCFSFSVSEDAAWTVHVTYLGYQKESRPAQKGKEITFQLEPEAISLKEVEIKGGRIYGRQDTVKYDLSRFTSGKEQNIKEALKKLPGIDVNEQSGEIRYNGKAISQFTVEGMDVSGGRYNQITENLKADAVEKAEVIEHFQPIRSLRNKMPSDKVALNLKLKPEVRSRWLLTLQAAGGYGDQMLYNGKFNALQLARERQGIYLYKADHTGKDLSTELQQLTTDNQNFLTPTDVPTFIDQPTFSFPLEKQRLMDNTTHLASVNRLYRKNEEQQSRFTFHYLYDEQHRNQGTQEIYYYPTDTIHIAQAQNYSLYTHQAQATYNYERNGTRSFFRNLLEAHGAWSHSQENLHGNLKLTQRLQTNSLQLTNQMNLLTTHEHATSGFRSFFRYTYQPTTLHFAQVNQSFGLQQAYMDNQGYYQWKKNGMTFGITGGVQGEWLLLHQTANFSSPQFKLYAIPMWMWEQNTFRLTVSADAAYLRKTNPQYTDLRISPTASLYWQFSPRWELTARAQFQQKNEEVTAYYPYSYWQNYRTMVSFSPHVPELQDQLYSFYLTYKRTVHEFFWSLSGSYWNRKNPQLVHSEYQDSIFTLTTWEVPNRNRSYSLTSLLSKGFYDWHLKTSLEAQLLYSEGKQAGQGSVQNYRYTQLTFTPKIDWSPLSWFNATYLATLTCNRSRIGEGNSLPALWDIRQKINIEIGNRTFLVRLIGEHYYNQLDENHHQHVWLADAEASYIKDKWRFSMSLCNLFNQKEYRYTTYSAIQQYTSWIKMRPREILVSIQYQL
- a CDS encoding polyketide cyclase, translating into MAVQFESNVKHVPYSQERVYNKLSDLNNLEGVRERLNEVKDKLDGKLEDMSFDRDSITLKVQGINLTLRIIEREPLKCIKFEGDKSPIPLNLWIQILPVTEEEAKMKVTIRAEVNMFMKAMVSKPLQEGVEKLADMLAMLPY
- a CDS encoding regulatory protein RecX, with protein sequence MRELSEAEIKSKAEAYCSAVERCPSEVEEKIRKWGASEEVTAQIMAHLHRERYLDAARFCRFYVRDKYRFNQWGRMKIAQMLRMKGLSDGDIQAGLEEIDTEEYDGILKKLLKQKMKSIKAANDYERSMKLIRFAMGRGFTLEEIRRYVNQLDPDEDFD
- the pyrE gene encoding orotate phosphoribosyltransferase, producing MKALERLFAEKLLKVKAVKIQPANPFTWASGWKSPIYCDNRKTLSYPALRNFVKLEICRVILEKFGEVDAIAGVATGAIAQGALVAEELNLPFVYVRSSPKDHGLENLIEGELRPGMKVVVVEDLISTGGSSLKAVDAIRRDGCEVIGMVASFTYGFDVSVEAFKKAKVELVTLTNYNAVLDAALKTDYINEEDIPVLQAWREDPSHWTGK
- a CDS encoding ComF family protein, encoding MACGKKLQISEQVLCCDCLSQLPFTHLGNTPGNEMEKIFWGRFPIVRASSLLYYSRGGKVAHILAGMKYYGRQQVCRYMGEMLAYELQPSGFFEGVDYLLPVPLHPDRLRTRGYNQSLLLAEGISRLTGIPVCDGVLQRVRNNQTQTHKSAWERQENTAYLFQLAGGTRLLEGKHVMLVDDVLTTGATLTSCAEVLSEIKGIHLSIATLAWTK
- the argH gene encoding argininosuccinate lyase, with the protein product MAQKLWEKNVQVNAEIDRFTVGRDREMDMYLAKYDVLGSMAHITMLESIGLLTADELKILLEELKKIYASVERGEFVIEDGVEDVHSQVELMLTRRLGDVGKKIHSGRSRNDQVLVDLKLFIRAQLKSVAEAVERLFHVLISQSNRYKDVLMPGYTHLQIAMPSSFGLWFGAYAESLVDDMVFLQAAYKVCNRNPLGSAAGYGSSFPLDREMTTHLLGFDSMNYNVVYAQMGRGKVERNVSFALASIAGTLSKMAFDACMFSCQNFGFVKLPDECTTGSSIMPHKKNPDVFELTRAKCNKIQALPQQIMMIMNNLPSGYFRDLQIIKEVFLPAFEELEDCLQMATYIMDKIKINEHILDDDKYLYMFSVEEVNRLAAEGMPFRDAYKKVGLDIEAGKFTHEKTVHHTHAGSIGNLCNDKIEELMQQAVSGFNFEKVEEAEKALLGR
- the ribD gene encoding bifunctional diaminohydroxyphosphoribosylaminopyrimidine deaminase/5-amino-6-(5-phosphoribosylamino)uracil reductase RibD, which produces MTIDEKYMRRCIQLARNGICHTAPNPMVGAVIVRDGKIIGEGYHVRCGEGHAEVNAIASVKDESLLKEATIYVSLEPCSHYGKTPPCADLIIRKGIPRVVVGCVDPFSLVAGRGIQKLRDAGIEVTVGVLEKECRELIRAFITFNVKKRPYITLKWAQSADGFIDIQRNEGAPVRLSTPLSILAVHKMRAEQKAILVGRRTALLDNPSLTVREWYGLNPLRLVIDRQLTLPPHLHLFDGSTPTLVFTEKEKADTQNLTYVTLDFGQNILPQIMQVLYERKIQTLLIEGGSQTLQSFLEQGLWDEAFIEHAQVSLHDGIPAPTLPCGSESRFFFRDGALVQHCRHAE
- the prmC gene encoding peptide chain release factor N(5)-glutamine methyltransferase, translated to MHPVYQHIKKELSSFYAEGEASAMAKWISSDILHLSTMELYTGKDMNFSTKEWKEVEDILARLKQREPLQYILQEAPFCGLSFHVEKGVLIPRPETEELVEWIVSDCQKAGKVRILDIGTGSGCIPVALAERLPEAEVASCDISAEALRVAAVNVKRYGGKVTLFQADILQDELPDCRVDVLVSNPPYITESERGEMEANVLDWEPELALFVPDTDPLCFYRRIARKGFDWLTEGGALYFEINRAYGAETVRMLEECGYRDIALRKDLSGNDRMIKAVRP